From Hymenobacter sedentarius, a single genomic window includes:
- a CDS encoding gliding motility-associated C-terminal domain-containing protein, translating into MLLLLALQPAQAAPARPASVEPAAASLEFIQNKGQWDRRVRYEAALPAGRLFVQADALTYAFVDAALMSNHHGGGGTANKTAASPSGASSSFAAHAYTVHFEKASPRVRLTAETPTAGERNYFVGSDERRWARHVGAFRRLHYAGLWTGIGLTLYENTGQHLEYDMELAPHANPAQVALRYEGATSLTLDAAGNLLVRTTVGSTTELAPKAWQTTAAGVRQPVACRYVLAGSTVRFALGAYDKSRALTIDPTVLFATLTGSTADNWGFTATYDNAGNLYSGGIVFDNYGGTFPATPGAYRTSFSSAMDMALIKYNTTATGPAARVWATYLGGNSADFPHSLVVNAQNELVIMGSTSSTNFPTTAGAHQRLFYRGTPLDPFRAGRTPYDMPNGSDIVVSRLSADGSALLASTYIGGNGNDGVLADGALAANYGDTFRGDVVLDGAGNIYIASTTNSRDVFLGSQGNPLDRFLAQGPGYNVLVCKLTPSLFMQWGGIFGGSGADAAYSIQLDAQGRVYVCGGTTSTNFPATAGAYRSSPLGGIADGFAARISTDGRAVERATYTGTSGYDQAYFLQLDAAGNAYLLGQTLGQFPITPGLYGTAGGPQFIQKLNPDLTASLYSTAFGSRGGAGNGPNLVPTAFLVDECERVYISGWGGVDNGDYLGGTTSGLPVTATGVQPTTDGSDFYLAQFGAGMTKLDYATFFGQLGGPPDHVDGGTSRFDKRGIVYQAMCASCGGGPVGFPVPPGAGSYTSRNGSARCNNGAFKMNFEVIQADPGPRRYVCVNDGAVTLGGTPAGGVWSGPGVQAIPGGGYRFVPTAVGAGQYVISYTVASTGTCLSTRAVRYLVAPAIVPTLAPVPPQCITQPAVALTATPAGGTFSGPGVAGGRFDPAAAGAGTHTISYAVSDSLGCGVISQQVTVSRPPTVTPGRDTTLCADLRQPFQLRGQLPAGGTWTGNGVTASGFFTPPNTNNRGGIFPLTYTVAQGPCQVSATRTVVLTPTSTQNVGLNLPVCAAAPQYAGLAPFDLPLTPVLLVPNAAYRWDFGDGSPTSTEATPTHRYLKGGSYHITLTARYGNCQVLTGFSPVEVGEVFVPNIITPNGDEKNQTFRPLFTCRPASLEVYSRWGQRVYQTDEYHNTWDASGLPDGIYYYLLRDADDRRVKGWVEVRR; encoded by the coding sequence TTGCTTTTACTACTGGCATTGCAGCCGGCGCAGGCGGCACCGGCCCGCCCCGCTTCGGTGGAGCCGGCCGCGGCCAGCCTCGAGTTTATTCAGAACAAGGGGCAGTGGGACCGCCGCGTGCGGTACGAGGCCGCGTTGCCGGCCGGCCGGCTCTTCGTGCAAGCCGATGCCCTCACCTACGCTTTTGTAGACGCGGCCCTCATGAGCAACCACCATGGCGGCGGGGGCACGGCCAACAAAACGGCCGCCAGCCCAAGTGGAGCCAGCTCCAGCTTTGCGGCCCACGCCTACACCGTGCATTTTGAGAAAGCCAGCCCCCGCGTTCGCCTCACTGCCGAGACGCCCACGGCCGGGGAACGCAACTACTTTGTGGGCAGCGACGAGCGGCGGTGGGCACGCCACGTGGGCGCGTTCCGGCGCCTGCACTACGCCGGCCTGTGGACCGGCATCGGCCTGACGCTGTACGAAAACACCGGCCAGCACCTGGAGTACGACATGGAGTTGGCGCCCCACGCCAACCCCGCCCAAGTGGCCCTGCGCTACGAGGGCGCCACGTCATTGACCCTGGACGCGGCCGGCAACCTGCTGGTGCGCACCACGGTGGGCAGCACCACCGAGCTGGCCCCGAAAGCCTGGCAAACCACGGCGGCCGGCGTGCGCCAGCCTGTGGCCTGCCGCTACGTGCTGGCTGGCAGCACCGTGCGCTTCGCGCTGGGTGCCTACGACAAATCCCGGGCCCTGACCATTGACCCCACCGTGCTGTTTGCCACCTTAACCGGCTCAACGGCCGACAACTGGGGCTTCACGGCGACCTACGACAACGCCGGCAACCTGTACTCGGGCGGCATTGTGTTCGATAACTACGGCGGCACTTTCCCGGCCACGCCGGGCGCCTACCGCACCAGCTTCAGCAGTGCGATGGACATGGCCCTTATCAAGTACAACACCACGGCAACCGGGCCGGCGGCGCGGGTGTGGGCCACCTACCTGGGCGGCAACAGCGCCGACTTCCCCCACAGCTTGGTGGTGAACGCCCAGAACGAGCTGGTGATTATGGGCAGTACGTCGTCGACCAACTTCCCCACCACGGCCGGGGCCCACCAACGGCTCTTTTACAGAGGCACGCCGCTTGACCCCTTCCGGGCCGGGCGGACGCCGTATGACATGCCCAACGGCTCGGACATCGTGGTGAGCCGCCTCAGCGCCGACGGCAGCGCGCTGCTAGCCAGCACCTATATCGGCGGAAATGGCAACGACGGGGTATTAGCTGACGGCGCGCTGGCCGCCAACTACGGCGATACTTTTCGTGGGGATGTAGTGCTCGATGGGGCGGGCAACATCTACATTGCTTCCACCACAAACTCGCGCGATGTCTTTCTAGGGAGCCAGGGAAATCCGCTAGATAGATTTTTGGCACAAGGTCCTGGCTATAATGTTCTTGTGTGCAAACTCACACCGTCGCTTTTTATGCAGTGGGGCGGTATTTTCGGGGGGAGTGGGGCCGATGCCGCCTACTCGATACAGCTTGATGCTCAGGGCCGCGTGTACGTGTGCGGCGGCACTACCTCGACCAACTTTCCGGCCACGGCCGGAGCCTACCGCAGCAGCCCGCTGGGGGGCATTGCCGATGGGTTTGCGGCCCGCATCAGCACCGACGGCCGCGCGGTGGAGCGCGCCACGTACACCGGCACGAGCGGCTACGACCAAGCCTATTTTCTGCAGCTCGACGCGGCCGGCAACGCCTACCTGCTGGGGCAAACGCTGGGGCAGTTTCCCATCACGCCCGGCTTGTACGGCACGGCCGGCGGCCCGCAGTTTATTCAAAAGCTCAACCCCGACCTCACGGCCAGCCTTTACAGCACGGCCTTTGGCAGCCGCGGCGGGGCCGGCAACGGGCCCAACCTGGTGCCCACCGCCTTCCTGGTCGACGAATGCGAGCGGGTGTACATCAGCGGCTGGGGCGGCGTCGACAACGGCGACTACCTCGGCGGCACCACCAGCGGCCTGCCCGTCACCGCCACCGGCGTACAGCCCACTACCGACGGCTCGGACTTTTACCTGGCTCAATTTGGGGCGGGCATGACCAAGCTCGACTACGCTACCTTCTTTGGGCAGCTGGGCGGCCCGCCCGACCACGTGGACGGTGGCACGTCGCGGTTTGACAAGCGCGGCATTGTCTACCAGGCCATGTGCGCCAGTTGCGGCGGGGGGCCGGTGGGCTTTCCGGTGCCGCCGGGCGCGGGCAGCTACACCTCTCGCAACGGCAGCGCGCGCTGCAACAACGGCGCTTTCAAAATGAACTTTGAAGTGATACAGGCCGACCCCGGGCCCCGGCGCTACGTGTGCGTGAACGACGGGGCCGTGACGCTGGGCGGCACCCCGGCGGGCGGCGTGTGGAGCGGGCCGGGCGTGCAAGCCATTCCGGGCGGTGGCTACCGCTTTGTGCCCACCGCCGTGGGCGCCGGGCAGTACGTCATCAGCTACACGGTGGCTTCTACCGGCACCTGCCTCAGCACCCGGGCCGTGCGCTACCTGGTGGCGCCGGCCATAGTGCCCACGCTGGCCCCGGTGCCGCCGCAGTGCATTACGCAGCCGGCGGTGGCCCTCACGGCCACGCCGGCCGGCGGCACGTTTAGCGGGCCGGGCGTGGCGGGCGGGCGCTTCGACCCGGCCGCGGCCGGCGCGGGCACCCACACCATTTCGTATGCCGTCTCCGACTCGTTGGGCTGCGGCGTTATCAGCCAGCAGGTGACGGTGAGCCGGCCGCCCACCGTGACGCCCGGGCGTGACACCACGCTCTGCGCCGACCTGCGCCAGCCGTTTCAGCTGCGGGGCCAGCTTCCCGCGGGCGGTACCTGGACCGGCAACGGGGTGACGGCCAGCGGCTTTTTCACCCCACCCAACACCAACAACCGGGGCGGCATTTTCCCGCTCACCTACACCGTGGCGCAGGGCCCCTGCCAGGTTAGCGCCACCCGCACCGTGGTGCTCACGCCCACTTCGACCCAAAACGTGGGCCTCAACCTGCCGGTGTGCGCCGCGGCGCCCCAGTACGCGGGCCTCGCGCCCTTCGATCTTCCGCTCACGCCCGTGCTGCTGGTGCCCAACGCCGCCTACCGCTGGGACTTTGGCGATGGCAGCCCCACCAGCACGGAAGCCACCCCTACCCACCGCTACCTGAAAGGCGGCAGCTACCACATCACGCTCACGGCGCGCTACGGCAACTGCCAGGTGCTCACGGGGTTTTCGCCGGTGGAAGTCGGCGAGGTGTTCGTTCCCAATATCATCACGCCCAACGGCGACGAGAAAAACCAGACTTTCCGGCCTCTGTTCACCTGCCGCCCAGCCTCGCTGGAAGTGTACTCGCGCTGGGGCCAGCGGGTGTACCAGACCGACGAGTACCACAACACCTGGGACGCCTCCGGCCTGCCCGACGGTATCTACTACTACCTGCTGCGCGACGCCGACGACCGCCGGGTGAAAGGCTGGGTGGAAGTGCGGCGCTAA
- a CDS encoding endonuclease/exonuclease/phosphatase family protein, with protein MRRSFAFKITLLTLGWLLLAIACEQVPASAFWPVVFGALTTPIALALTALLALYWLRRNWRVAVLPILALGLTWPHVQRGLPLHPTHLADAVQARQVQLTGGKTLHTSFLTRRSAGNVLLLSSNVRIFNVYSQLRDANNASSKDFIRWLAQSPADVLCLQEYYNEPHGSRDDKNIFQTDDQLGRGSGRHSFVSVTLTNGIGAEFGLAIFSRFPIVRRGTIPFGRLSQNHAMWADLARPANRTGRNRPDTIRVFNLHLQSMSMAETDIVAATESRTGLRQKAPNLLRRFRNGAKARGAQIDTVLAHVARSPYPVLLAGDLNDLPYSYPYDQLADHLQNAWATVGTGIGATYNGKLPGLRIDQQFASPQWEVLGCRVHREITWSDHFPVEGLYQLR; from the coding sequence GTGCGCCGCTCTTTTGCCTTTAAAATTACGTTGCTCACCCTGGGCTGGCTGTTGCTGGCCATTGCCTGCGAGCAGGTGCCCGCCAGCGCGTTCTGGCCTGTGGTGTTCGGGGCTCTCACCACACCTATTGCCCTGGCCCTCACGGCTCTGTTGGCCCTATACTGGCTGCGGCGCAATTGGCGGGTGGCGGTGCTGCCCATATTAGCCTTGGGGCTTACCTGGCCCCACGTGCAGCGCGGCCTGCCGCTGCATCCTACGCATCTGGCCGATGCGGTGCAAGCCAGGCAGGTGCAGCTGACCGGTGGAAAAACCCTGCACACGTCTTTTCTGACGCGGCGTTCTGCCGGCAATGTGCTGCTGCTCTCGTCCAACGTGCGCATTTTCAACGTGTATTCACAGCTGCGCGACGCCAACAATGCCTCGTCCAAAGACTTCATCCGCTGGCTGGCCCAGAGCCCAGCCGATGTGCTGTGCCTGCAGGAGTACTACAACGAGCCCCATGGCTCCCGCGACGACAAGAACATCTTCCAAACCGACGACCAGCTGGGGCGCGGCAGCGGCCGCCACTCGTTCGTGTCGGTCACGCTCACCAACGGCATCGGCGCCGAGTTTGGGCTGGCTATTTTCTCGCGCTTTCCCATCGTGCGGCGCGGCACCATCCCTTTTGGCCGGCTCTCGCAAAACCACGCCATGTGGGCTGACCTGGCCCGGCCCGCCAACCGCACCGGCCGGAACCGGCCCGATACCATTCGCGTGTTCAACCTGCACCTGCAAAGCATGAGCATGGCCGAAACCGACATCGTGGCCGCCACCGAAAGCCGCACCGGCCTGCGCCAGAAAGCGCCCAACCTGCTGCGGCGTTTCCGCAACGGGGCCAAAGCGCGCGGCGCCCAGATTGATACCGTGCTGGCCCACGTGGCCCGCTCACCCTACCCCGTGCTGCTGGCCGGCGACCTCAACGACCTGCCCTATTCCTACCCCTACGACCAGCTGGCCGACCACCTCCAGAATGCCTGGGCCACCGTGGGCACCGGCATCGGGGCTACCTACAACGGCAAGCTGCCGGGCCTGCGCATCGACCAGCAGTTTGCCAGCCCGCAGTGGGAAGTGCTGGGCTGCCGGGTGCACCGCGAAATCACGTGGAGCGACCATTTTCCGGTGGAAGGACTCTATCAGCTGCGCTGA
- the cysS gene encoding cysteine--tRNA ligase — MPLSLYNTLTRKKEEFQPVHAPQVGVYLCGPTVYSEAHLGNARGPVVFDVLTRYLRYLGYQVRYVRNITDVGHLESDADTGEDKMEKAARAARVEPMQVAQHFANRYRQNMLALGCLPPDIEPQASGHITEQIGLIEEIVANGFGYEVNGSVYFDVPRYNEAHRYGKLSNRSIEDQLGGTRDTLAGQDEKRSPLDFALWKKAAPEHIMRWPSPWGEGFPGWHLECSAMSRKYLGDLSDIHGGGLDLMFPHHECEIAQCQASHTHTDESRVWMHNNMITVNGTKMSKSLGNFVLLGEMFKGPAGPLVQGYSPMVVRFFLLQAHYRSPVDVSDDALQAARKGYRKLMNGLRLLEKLVPTSDEAKLPGDADLRKLMADLFAGLEDDLNTARSIASLFNLLRKFNTLATTPAALAEVSGAVLAEAVAAYRTLVVDILGLQDEPRANAEQLLELTLSFYSEAKADKAYDKVDLIRAALKGQGIVIKDTKAGVEWAYSEE; from the coding sequence ATGCCGCTCTCGCTTTATAACACGCTTACCCGCAAGAAAGAAGAATTCCAGCCCGTGCACGCGCCCCAGGTGGGCGTGTACCTGTGCGGCCCCACCGTATACAGCGAAGCCCACCTGGGCAACGCCCGCGGCCCGGTGGTGTTTGATGTGCTCACGCGCTACCTGCGCTACCTGGGCTACCAGGTGCGCTACGTGCGCAACATCACCGACGTGGGCCACCTCGAAAGCGACGCCGACACCGGCGAAGACAAGATGGAAAAAGCCGCCCGCGCGGCCCGCGTCGAGCCCATGCAGGTGGCCCAGCACTTCGCCAACCGCTACCGCCAGAACATGCTGGCCCTGGGCTGCTTGCCGCCCGATATTGAGCCCCAGGCCAGCGGCCACATCACCGAGCAAATTGGGCTGATTGAGGAAATCGTGGCCAACGGCTTCGGCTACGAAGTCAACGGCTCGGTGTATTTCGACGTGCCCAGGTACAACGAGGCCCACCGCTACGGCAAGCTCTCGAACCGCAGCATTGAAGACCAACTGGGCGGCACCCGCGATACCCTGGCTGGCCAGGACGAAAAGCGCAGCCCCCTCGACTTTGCCCTTTGGAAAAAGGCCGCGCCCGAGCACATCATGCGCTGGCCGTCGCCCTGGGGCGAGGGCTTCCCCGGCTGGCACCTCGAGTGCTCGGCCATGAGCCGCAAGTACCTCGGCGACCTGTCCGACATCCACGGCGGCGGCCTCGACCTCATGTTTCCGCACCACGAGTGCGAAATCGCGCAGTGCCAGGCCAGCCACACCCACACCGACGAGTCGCGGGTGTGGATGCACAACAACATGATTACCGTGAACGGCACCAAGATGAGCAAGAGCCTGGGCAACTTCGTGTTGCTGGGCGAGATGTTCAAGGGGCCGGCCGGGCCGCTGGTGCAGGGCTACTCGCCCATGGTGGTGCGCTTCTTCCTGTTGCAGGCTCACTACCGCTCGCCCGTCGACGTGAGCGACGACGCCCTGCAGGCCGCCCGCAAAGGCTACCGCAAGCTGATGAATGGCCTGCGCCTGCTCGAGAAGCTGGTGCCCACCAGCGACGAGGCCAAACTGCCCGGCGACGCCGACCTGCGCAAGCTCATGGCCGACCTGTTCGCGGGCCTCGAAGACGACCTGAACACGGCCCGCAGCATCGCGAGCCTGTTCAACCTGCTGCGCAAGTTCAACACCTTGGCCACCACTCCGGCCGCGCTGGCCGAAGTGTCGGGCGCGGTGCTGGCCGAGGCCGTGGCCGCCTACCGCACCCTCGTGGTCGACATTCTGGGCTTGCAGGACGAGCCGCGGGCCAACGCCGAGCAACTGCTGGAGCTCACGCTCAGCTTTTATTCCGAAGCCAAAGCCGACAAGGCCTACGACAAAGTAGATTTGATTCGGGCCGCGCTCAAAGGGCAGGGCATCGTCATTAAAGACACCAAAGCCGGCGTGGAGTGGGCCTACAGCGAGGAATAA
- a CDS encoding M28 family peptidase, giving the protein MLRKLRLPLAALAGLLLLTGCPDKKAAETSEATAPAEVKLPKAPVFNADSAYAFTAKQVAFGPRVPNSKAHIACGDWLVAKFKSYGLKVMQQPFEAMTFDGTNIHARNIIAQYQPQAARRVAIFGHWDTRPFADADKTHKNAPMDGASDGASAVAVALEIARVLSQQPDSLAPNVGVDFILFDAEDWGHDDGTQAKLKNQLEGSSTDSWCLGSQYWSTHLLPAGYKAEYGVLLDMVGAKGGSFTREETSRTNARTALDKIWNTAARLGYSDYFRFQDTGGITDDHVYTNKAGIPTLDIYDHPPYGDDYFPAYHHATTDNMSIIDRKTLKAVGQTMVQSLYID; this is encoded by the coding sequence ATGCTCCGTAAACTTCGCCTTCCCCTAGCTGCTTTGGCTGGCCTGCTGTTGCTCACCGGCTGCCCGGACAAAAAAGCGGCCGAAACCTCCGAGGCCACCGCTCCTGCTGAAGTCAAGCTGCCCAAGGCCCCCGTCTTCAATGCCGACTCGGCTTATGCCTTCACGGCCAAGCAGGTAGCGTTTGGGCCGCGCGTGCCCAATTCCAAGGCCCACATTGCCTGCGGCGACTGGCTGGTGGCCAAGTTCAAGAGCTATGGGCTGAAGGTGATGCAACAGCCCTTCGAGGCCATGACCTTCGACGGGACCAACATCCACGCCCGCAACATCATCGCCCAGTACCAGCCCCAGGCCGCCCGCCGCGTGGCCATCTTCGGCCACTGGGACACCCGCCCCTTTGCTGATGCCGACAAGACCCACAAAAACGCCCCCATGGACGGCGCCTCCGACGGCGCCAGCGCCGTGGCCGTGGCCCTGGAAATAGCCCGCGTGCTCAGCCAGCAGCCCGATAGCCTGGCCCCCAACGTGGGCGTCGACTTCATCCTCTTCGATGCCGAAGACTGGGGCCACGATGACGGCACCCAAGCCAAGCTGAAAAACCAGCTCGAAGGCAGCAGCACCGACTCCTGGTGCCTGGGCTCGCAATATTGGTCTACCCATCTGCTGCCCGCGGGCTACAAGGCCGAATACGGCGTGCTGCTCGACATGGTGGGCGCCAAAGGCGGCAGTTTCACCCGCGAGGAAACCTCCCGCACCAACGCCCGCACCGCCCTCGATAAAATCTGGAACACCGCCGCCCGCCTGGGCTACTCCGATTACTTCCGCTTCCAGGATACCGGCGGCATCACCGACGACCACGTGTACACCAACAAGGCCGGAATCCCGACGCTGGACATTTACGACCATCCTCCCTACGGCGACGACTACTTCCCGGCCTACCACCACGCCACCACCGACAACATGAGCATCATCGACCGCAAGACCCTAAAGGCCGTGGGCCAGACCATGGTGCAGTCACTGTACATCGATTAG
- a CDS encoding S66 peptidase family protein, with product MSVLFPPALQRGQRVAIVSPARKISAAELAPAIGTLERWGLEVVLGDSIAGEHHQFAGDDDLRRRDFQRQLNDPSIRAILCARGGYGTARIVDGLDFSRFAQQPKWIAGFSDITVLNGHLLRLGYASIHGVMPVLFHQEGGERALESLRRALFGEPALPIGAPWHELNRPGTATGELVGGNLSLLHTVTGTASQASFEGRILFLEDLDEYLYHIDRMMLHLHRSGQLAGLAGLVVGHFSDMRDNAVPFGTTAVEIIDSYARHYNFPVGYGFPIGHEPTNEAVVVGQVMRLDVTDAGSTLEPERA from the coding sequence ATGTCGGTTTTATTTCCTCCCGCCTTGCAGCGTGGCCAGCGCGTGGCCATCGTCAGCCCCGCCCGTAAAATCAGTGCCGCCGAGCTGGCCCCCGCCATCGGCACCCTGGAACGCTGGGGGCTGGAAGTGGTGCTGGGCGACAGCATCGCCGGCGAGCACCACCAGTTTGCCGGCGACGACGACCTGCGCCGCCGCGACTTCCAGCGCCAGCTCAACGACCCCAGCATCCGGGCCATACTGTGCGCCCGCGGCGGCTACGGCACCGCCCGCATCGTCGACGGGCTGGACTTTTCGCGCTTCGCCCAGCAGCCCAAATGGATTGCTGGCTTCTCCGACATCACCGTGCTCAACGGCCACCTGCTGCGCCTGGGCTACGCAAGCATCCACGGCGTGATGCCGGTGCTTTTTCACCAGGAAGGCGGCGAGCGGGCCCTCGAGAGCCTGCGCCGCGCCCTGTTTGGCGAACCCGCCCTGCCCATTGGCGCGCCCTGGCACGAGCTCAACCGGCCCGGCACGGCCACCGGCGAGCTGGTGGGCGGCAACCTGAGCTTGCTGCACACCGTCACGGGCACGGCCTCGCAAGCCAGCTTCGAAGGGCGCATTCTGTTCCTCGAAGACCTCGACGAGTACCTCTACCACATCGACCGCATGATGCTGCACCTGCACCGCAGCGGGCAGCTGGCCGGGCTGGCCGGCTTGGTGGTGGGCCACTTCTCGGATATGCGCGACAATGCTGTACCCTTCGGCACCACGGCCGTGGAAATCATCGATTCTTACGCCCGGCACTACAATTTCCCGGTGGGCTACGGCTTTCCCATTGGCCACGAACCCACCAACGAGGCCGTGGTCGTCGGCCAGGTCATGCGGCTGGACGTGACGGACGCCGGCAGCACCCTCGAGCCCGAGCGGGCCTAG